A window of Hemibagrus wyckioides isolate EC202008001 linkage group LG03, SWU_Hwy_1.0, whole genome shotgun sequence contains these coding sequences:
- the ipmka gene encoding inositol polyphosphate multikinase, with amino-acid sequence MATEDRVLKSSLAVGDGAENEHATEWKSRRAERARAPVPLSHQVAGHKYGIHKVGILQHYDGTVLKQLQPPPRGPCEMQFYTQVFSQDCTDPHLLALQQHLPKYYGTWSSPDKPNELYMKLEDVAGRFTCPCIMDVKIGRKSYDPFASQEKREEHIRKYPLMEEIGFLILGMRVYHIASGSYISHEQFFGRSLTKETLKTGLARFFHNGEELRKDAISTSIHKIRNILRWFEGQKQLHFYASSLLFVYEGSHHIGNAKNGNETLTVQEYRAEPENRSNVHLSSSKLKISCGQVNCSSILEAIHNVRKVNGFGSHSLHHQSMGITADMEAKENTVVEGKRSNGGKEENVEVRMIDFAHVFPSDSSDDGYMYGLRSLLFVLEQILKD; translated from the exons ATGGCTACAGAGGATCGAGTATTAAAGTCATCTCTAGCCGTCGGCGATGGAGCTGAAAATGAACACGCAACAGAATGGAAGAGCAGGAGAGCGGAGCGCGCGCGAGCTCCGGTGCCTCTCTCTCATCAGGTGGCTGGTCACAAGTACGGCATCCATAAAGTCG GTATCCTACAACACTATGATGGGACTGTACTGAAACAGCTGCAGCCTCCACCCAGGGGCCCATGTGAGATGCAATTCTACACACAG GTGTTTTCTCAAGACTGTACAGATCCACACCTACTGGCCTTACAACAACACCTACCCAAATACTATGGCACATGGTCATCTCCAGATAAACCAAATG agcTGTATATGAAGCTGGAGGATGTGGCCGGGAGGTTCACATGTCCATGCATCATGGATGTGAAGATTGGGAGAAAAAGCTATGATCCGTTTGCCTCACAAGAGAAACGGGAAGAGCACATTAGAAAGTATCCTCTAATGGAAGAGATTGGGTTCTTGATTTTAGGAATGAGG GTTTACCACATAGCTTCAGGAAGTTATATTAGTCATGAACAGTTCTTTGGACGCAGTCTGACGAAGGAAACACTCAAAACTG GATTAGCTAGATTTTTCCATAATGGAGAGGAGCTAAGAAAAGATGCCATTTCTACTAGCATCCATAAAATCCGTAACATCCTGCGTTGGTTTGAGGGCCAGAAGCAGCTCCACTTCTATGCCAGCTCTctgttgtttgtgtatgaggGCTCGCATCACATAGGCAATGCAAAGAATGGAAATGAAACTCTGACAGTACAGGAATATAGAGCTGAGCCAGAGAACAGAAGTAATGTTCACCTCAGTAGCTCAAAGCTGAAGATCTCATGTGGACAGGTAAACTGTAGTAGCATTCTTGAAGCCATTCACAATGTGAGGAAAGTGAATGGGTTTGGGTCTCACTCTTTACATCACCAGTCTATGGGAATTACTGCTGACATGGAGGCAAAAGAAAACACTGTGGTTGAAGGCAAAAGATCAAATGGTGGGAAAGAGGAAAATGTAGAGGTCAGGATGATTGATTTTGCCCACGTGTTTCCCAGTGACAGCTCAGATGATGGCTACATGTATGGACTGAGGAGCCTCCTCTTTGTTCTGGAGCAGATACTTAAAGACTGA